From Demequina capsici:
CGTGGGCGACTGGAACGGCGACGGCATCGACACCCTCGCGGTGCGCAGGGGCAACACCTACTACCTCAGGAACTCCCTGTCCGGCGGCGACGCCGACACGGTGCTGAGGTACGGACGATCCACGGACACCGTCCTCGTGGGCGACTGGAACGGAAATGGGCGCGACACCCTGATGGTCCGCCGCGGGAGCACCTACTACGTGAGCAACGACCTCTCAGGCGGCAACGCCGACGCGGTCGTCACGTACGGCCGCTCCACCGACACCGTGCTGCCCGGCGACTGGGACGGCGACGGCGTCGACACCCTCACCGTCCGCCGAGGATCCACCTACTACATCAAGAACGAGCTGGCCGGTGGTGATGCCGACGGCGTGCTGACGTACGGCCGGTCGAACGACGTGGTGCTCCCGGGCAACTGGGACGGCGAGTAGGGCCAGCGCTCAGCGCACATGGGGCCGTTGAGGGGCCTCGTGTGCGCTGAGCTGTCCCGGTGCCACGACAGAGCTCCGTTGTCCGCGGCGAGCAGCGACACGCTAGCGTGATAGGTGACCAGAGGCTGCGCGGAACGACAGAAGCGCCACTGCTCACCGGCGGCCGCTCGCCTAGGTTCAAGGCGACGCAACCACGCCGCCAAGGAGGACCCCGTGAGCACCGACACCACCGCCATCGACCAGCAGGTGCTGGGCCACTGGATCTCAGGCGCTGAGGCCGCCGGCATCGGCAGCCGCACCGCGCCCGTCTACGACCCCGCGCTCGGCGTGGTCACCAAGCAGGTGGCGCTCGCGTCCCAGGACGACGTCGACGCCGCCGTGGCATCGGCCAAGGCCGCCTTCCCCGCGTGGGCAGAGACCCCGCTGGCCCGCCGCACCGCGATCCTGTTCCGCTTCCGTGAGCTCCTCAACGAGCGCAAGGGCGAGCTCGCCGAGATCATCACCGCCGAGCACGGCAAGGTCCTGGACGACGCCCTGGGCGAGATCGCGCGCGGTCAGGAGGTCGTCGAGTTCGCGTGCGGGCTCGGCCAGCACCTCAAGGGCGACCACTCGTCGCAGGTGTCCACCGGGGTGGACGTCCACTCCGTCCCCTCGCCGCTGGGCGTCGTCGGCATCATCTCGCCGTTCAACTTCCCCGCCATGGTCCCGATGTGGTTCTTCCCCATCGCGATCGCCGCCGGGAACGCCGTGATCCTCAAGCCCTCGGAGAAGGATCCGTCCGCCGCCAACTGGCTCGCCGCGCTGTGGCAGGAGGCCGGCCTCCCCGACGGCATCTTCACCGTGCTCCACGGAGACAAGGTCGCCGTCGACGGGCTGCTCACCCACCCCGACGTCGAGGCCATCTCCTTCGTCGGCTCCACCCCCATCGCCAAGTACGTGTACGAGACGGGCACCGCGCACGGCAAGCGGGTGCAGGCGCTCGGCGGCGCCAAGAACCACATGCTCGTGCTTCCCGACGCGGACCTGGACCTGGTGGCCGACTCCGCCATCAACGCCGGCTTCGGGTCCGCAGGCGAGCGCTGCATGGCGATCTCCGTGATCGTCGCCGTCGGTGACGTGGCCGACTCGCTCCTGCCCAAGATCACCGAGCGCATGGCCGGCCTGCGTGTCGGAGACGGACGACGCGGCTGCGACATGGGCCCGCTCGTCACCCAGCAGCACCGCGACAAGGTCGCCGGGTACATCGACACCGCCATCGCCGACGGCGCCTCCGTGGTCGTCGACGGCCGCGGCATCGAGGTCGACGGCGCCGCCGACGGCTTCTGGCTGGGCCCCACGCTCATCGACAGGGTGCCCACCACGTCGGCCGTGTACCGGGAGGAGATCTTCGGACCGGTGCTGAGCATCGTGCGGGTGGACACGTTCGACGACGGCGTGGAGCTGATCAACACGGGCGCGTTCGGCAACGGCACCGCGATCTTCACGAACGACGGTGGCGCCGCCCGCCGCTTCCAGCGTGACATCCAGGTGGGCATGGTCGGCGTCAACGTGCCGATCCCCGTGCCCGTCGCCACGTTCTCGTTCGGCGGCTGGAAGGCCTCGCTGTTCGGCGACTCGCGTGCGCACGGCGCCGAGGGGGTCCGCTTCTTCACCCGCCTCAAGGTCATCACGACCCGGTGGCTCGACCCGTCGCACGGCGGCATCAACCTGGGCTTCCCGACGACGGACTGACAAAGGGGGTCGTTCCCGACGGCGTCCGGACTTCCCGCAGGGCGCCCGGCGAGGATCGTGCGGCGGCGGGGTCGGTGACTGTGGCGGGTGAGTCAGTGTCGGTTCTGCGGGGTCGGTGACTGTGGCGGGTGAGTCAGTGTCGCTGCGGTGAGCCGGGACCGCGCGGGGCGTCCGGAGGAGGTCCTGCCGGGCGTCGAAGGCTCGCGTCGAGACGCCGTCGCCAGCGACGACACTGAGTTACCCGTCAGATGCGGCGAGATCTGGAAAGCGACACTGAGCTACCCGAAAGGGTGGGTTCGCCGCGCGCGCCTCTGCGAAACGCGCGCCCCGCGCGCGTCAGACCCGGTCCGCGGGCGTCATCCGGGTCAGCGTCAGCGCCGTCCACAGCTCGGTGCGGTCATCGACCCGCTCGAGGTCCAGCCCCAGACGGCGGCCCGCGACCGCCACCCGGCTGCGCAGCGTCTGGCGATGGATGCCCAAGGCCCGCGCCGCAGGATCCCACTGGCCCAGGTTCTCCAGCCACACGCCTGCCGCCTCGATCAGCTGAGCGTCGGCGGGATCCCCGAGCAGCGGCGCGAGCAGCCTGCGCGCCACCGCCTCGCCGCCCGCCTCCTCCAGGTAGGAGAGCATCCCGCGGCGTGCCAGCTCCGGGAACTTCGCCACGGGGCGCGACGCCGACGCGCTGGCCCAGGCCCGTCTCGCCTCGTCGAGCCCGCGGTCCAGCTCGGTCCAGGAGATAGGTCCCGACATGCCCGCCCGCAGGCCCGCCCGCTCGAGGAACGGCAGCGCGAGACGCTCATCCCCCTGCGCAGCCACAAGCACCAGGGCGCCGTCGCGCTCGGCGAAGAAGACCCGGCCCTGGTGGCGGTCGGCGAACGTCTCCAGCTGCTCGGTCAGCGTCGTGTCGGTGCCCTCGGGCGCCACCATCGTCACGACCACGGGCCCTTGGGGAAGGCTGCCCCAGAGGGCGCTCGCCGTCGACTCCGCGACCTGGAACGCCCCAGCCCGCAACAGCTCCAGGATTCCTGCGCGCAGGCGTCGACGCGCAGTCTCCAGGGTGCGGCTCTGCTCGAGCGCGATGCCCGCGAGAGCGATCACGCTCGACACCAGGTCCGCGCCGGCGGAGTCCAGGTCTCCCGCAGACCCGACAGCGAGGACGCCGCGCAGAGGTGCACGGCGCCCGATCGTCTCCAATGTCGCAGTGAGGCCCTCGTCGTCCAGGCGGATCGTGCCCGGCCTTCCCTTGGCGAGCAGGCGCCGCGCGGCTTCCTCCACGATGGACGATGCGTCGGCGGGGACGTTCAGCCGGGTGGCGATCTCGACCCGCTCGCCTGAGGCGTCGAACAATGCGACCCACGTCCCGAGCCTCACCTCCAGCTCGGCGAGGATCGCGCGCAGGCCGTCCGGCCGCAGCGCTGCACGTGCCACGGCACGCTGGGCGTCGAGGGACGCCTCCAGCCGGGAACGCTCGTCCCTGGCGATCGCGTCGGAGACGTGCCTGATGATCTGCATGAACGGGGTGCCGCGCGGCACCTTGAGGAGCGGCATCTCCACGCGCGCGCAGGCATCCACCACGGTCGCAGGGATCTGCGGATGCACGATCCCCTCCGCGAACCCCAGCGCGAGCACGCCTCGCGTCGTGAGGCGGTCCACATACGCGGTCGCGGCCTGTGCAGAGGCGTCATCGCGGAACTGCACCCCGTCCGTCAGCAGCAGCCCGCCCTCGACCAGCCACGGCGTCGGATCCGCCAGATCGGAGGCGTGCGCCCACGCCAGCGGCTCCGTCAGCGCCTCGGAGCGGCCGGGGACTTTGAGGCTGAGGCCCAGCGGGGCGTCCTGCAGGAGCGTCGCCAGCGTCGT
This genomic window contains:
- a CDS encoding CoA-acylating methylmalonate-semialdehyde dehydrogenase, which encodes MSTDTTAIDQQVLGHWISGAEAAGIGSRTAPVYDPALGVVTKQVALASQDDVDAAVASAKAAFPAWAETPLARRTAILFRFRELLNERKGELAEIITAEHGKVLDDALGEIARGQEVVEFACGLGQHLKGDHSSQVSTGVDVHSVPSPLGVVGIISPFNFPAMVPMWFFPIAIAAGNAVILKPSEKDPSAANWLAALWQEAGLPDGIFTVLHGDKVAVDGLLTHPDVEAISFVGSTPIAKYVYETGTAHGKRVQALGGAKNHMLVLPDADLDLVADSAINAGFGSAGERCMAISVIVAVGDVADSLLPKITERMAGLRVGDGRRGCDMGPLVTQQHRDKVAGYIDTAIADGASVVVDGRGIEVDGAADGFWLGPTLIDRVPTTSAVYREEIFGPVLSIVRVDTFDDGVELINTGAFGNGTAIFTNDGGAARRFQRDIQVGMVGVNVPIPVPVATFSFGGWKASLFGDSRAHGAEGVRFFTRLKVITTRWLDPSHGGINLGFPTTD
- a CDS encoding PucR family transcriptional regulator, producing MPTTLATLLQDAPLGLSLKVPGRSEALTEPLAWAHASDLADPTPWLVEGGLLLTDGVQFRDDASAQAATAYVDRLTTRGVLALGFAEGIVHPQIPATVVDACARVEMPLLKVPRGTPFMQIIRHVSDAIARDERSRLEASLDAQRAVARAALRPDGLRAILAELEVRLGTWVALFDASGERVEIATRLNVPADASSIVEEAARRLLAKGRPGTIRLDDEGLTATLETIGRRAPLRGVLAVGSAGDLDSAGADLVSSVIALAGIALEQSRTLETARRRLRAGILELLRAGAFQVAESTASALWGSLPQGPVVVTMVAPEGTDTTLTEQLETFADRHQGRVFFAERDGALVLVAAQGDERLALPFLERAGLRAGMSGPISWTELDRGLDEARRAWASASASRPVAKFPELARRGMLSYLEEAGGEAVARRLLAPLLGDPADAQLIEAAGVWLENLGQWDPAARALGIHRQTLRSRVAVAGRRLGLDLERVDDRTELWTALTLTRMTPADRV